The bacterium nucleotide sequence GGTCAGGAGAATAGAGTGAGGAAGTGAAAAAGTGAGGAAGTGACTTGTCATGAAATCACTTAATTACTAAATTACCTGTTTTCTAAAGCTTTGAACTGAAGCCCCAGTAAACGGCGGCCGTAACTATTATCTGGACAATAGTAGTTGTAAAATCTGGCTATATGCTGGAAAATCCCAAGTATCTGATGGTACTCATCGATAAGAGTAACAATCCATTCAGTGGGGACAATCAGCAGGAAAGGCTGGAGGTGATGTAGAAGTGAAAACACTTTTGATTTTGCCGCCTTCTGTGGTAAAGAGATTGGAAATGGGGTGATTTTTCAATGGGATTTACCCACTCCCATGTAAAATGAAAAAAAATCGTTTTCATCGTCCAATTAGACCACGGAATAATTTTAATATTACTACCTTTTGAAGTAGGGCGGCAATAAAAAGAAAAACCTTCAGAATCCTCAGAGACTATACGCCAGACATTCACATAAGGAGTGATGATATAGTCCGGCCTTCTGGGCGACCAGAAGAGTGAGATAGAAATAATCTCACCCCCTAATTTTAGGGAGTAACAAAAGCGAACGGTCCTAAGGTTAACTAAAAAAGCTAGCCTGCTCCAATGGTAACATTGGAGGTATATTCAACTATATGCGGGAAACTCCTCAAAAGATATGTGATACTCGTCTATTCTTGATTAGTTTAGAATGGGACAGTAAAAATTCCATATACAAGGGGACAATCCGCAGGGAAGTCAAGGAGGAAAATATGACCCCTCAGAGACCAAACGTTGAATATCCGAATCAAGCGGATATTTTAAAACCCGATTGGATTGTAGGGTTTATTGATGGAGAAGGATGTTTCCATATTGGAATCAATAAAAATGACGAAGTCAGATTTGGTTACCAGATTTTACCCGAATTAACTGTGGTTCAGCATGAAGAAAACTTGAATCTTCTTTACCGACTTCGTTCCACAATGAAGTGTGGGGTAGTAAGAAGAAATCATGGAAAGCGTTT carries:
- a CDS encoding LAGLIDADG family homing endonuclease, which gives rise to MTPQRPNVEYPNQADILKPDWIVGFIDGEGCFHIGINKNDEVRFGYQILPELTVVQHEENLNLLYRLRSTMKCGVVRRNHGKRFCWRVRNLKNLAEIIIPFFGKYPLKSKKNIEFQKFARVVRLMQQGKHLREEGFNEILKIASEMNRRSRKQIRIKIESTL